The Nitrospira sp. sequence TCCGCGATCCTGCTCTCTTCATTCTCCCGTGACGACATGAGCGGTATGCCACATTCCTCGCTCTGTTGACACGAGAAGAATGCACGCACTGCCGATACCTCCCCATCCGAACATATCCGTTTCGTCAAACCGATTGCTCCACGTTGGCTTCAAGCCTCGGCTCGACGCAACTTTTTCCCGAACGTGCTGTTTGGAGTCTACTTTCGAGAACATAGCGACCAACGGGCCGGACGTGACGGAATACTCCGGTCTCCTCTCACAATGCAGGTAATGTGGCAGCCTCCTCCCTTTGAGGTATTGTGGAACAGCCGGCAATCTGGCGATATGTACCTCGCACAACACAACCGTGCCGCCGCCACTATGCCCCAGATTCTCAATTGCAGCGAGTATGCCAATGACGACGAGGTCCAGTACCTCACGACCCTGTTGCTCTATCATCTGGTCGAACGATGCGGAGGACAGTTGCAATTCAGCGTCCAGGACGTCCAACAGATGCGCGAACGCCTCTCCAGCAAGATGGTCCAGATTCACCTGGGCAATGAAGTAAGTCTCCGCATCATTGACCGCCTGCCGGAGTTGCAGTGACCCACGCCTGTGCAGTTTTGGATTTGAATCTCCACGACTTCCCCCGTATCTGGACAATTGACCGAATTGCCTAGTATTCGTTTGACCATTTGATACGTGTTTGCATAGACTGGCAGAGCGAAATGGAGTTCTTTTGCCGCCATGAGTGCAGGACTGTATATCTCGCCCTTCGTCTCCATCTCCGATTCCGACATCCAACTCCACGCCATGCGGTCACAGGGCGCCGGTGGACAGAACGTCAACAAAGTCGCAACCGCCATTCATTTGCAGTTCGACATCAGAAGGTCGTCACTGCCGCAGCTGTATAAGGACGAGCTGCTGAAGTTGCGGGATCACCGCATTTCAGCGGACGGCGTGATCACGATTAAGGCCCAGCAATACCGCACTCAGGAACGCAACCGCGAGGATGCCTTAAGTCGTTTGGTTGCGCTGATCCAAGGCGTTGCAACGCCGCGCAGAAAGCGAAAAGCGACTACCCCGACGAAGAGTGCTCACGAGCGACGGATTGAGCAGAAGAAGCGGCAGGGCCGATTGAAAGTGCTACGAAGAGAGCTCGAATGACGGCGAGTTGAAGGGGTTACGACTGGGACTTGTGATTCGTGTTGCCGGCCTTGGTGAGCAGCTGCTGCAGCACGGCCTTTGCTTCAGGAATGAAGTCAATCCGTTTGAGTTTCTGAGCGATGGCCAACGCGTCTGAAGCCAGGGTCACCGCCTCTTGATGGTGGCCACGCTCACACCGGACTTTTGCGAGGGCAAGCCTCGCGTTGACCGCTCTGGGCGCCTGATTGACGACCTGCTGTAATAGTCGCTCGCCCTCTTGCGAGTTGCCGCCCAGAATTCTGGGGAGCTTCACGAGTAAGGTCCCTTTGGCCGAGAGCGCATCGATATGATGAGGAGCGAGCTCAAGGGTCCGATCGAGCTCGTTCATCATGCGGCGGAGTCCGAAAACCGACGTGAGAGACTCTCCATCGACCCGAAGCAGCTCCCCCAAGTTACAGAAAAGCGAGAAATGCGCGTCCGGGTATTTCTCATCTGCCGTAATGGCCTGTTCCCCCAGCACCTGTCCTCTTTGGAAATGCGCCAGCCTGACTTCGCGTTCTTCGGCCACCCGCCCTAGAGTACACTCCTGCAAGGCCTTACTCGATAGCTCCCTGGCGGTCTCCTGTGCCAGAACCGGAAGTGGAACCAACGAGACGCCAACCGCGAAGAGGCTGACGACGGTTATGGGGAGACGCTTGATCCTCATATCTTTTTGATCAGCAAATCTGGTACCGCATCGTTAGGGGACTGAACTGCTTGATAACTTAGGGAGAGTTTCGACCTCTCAGCCGAACAGTTTGACTGACCCTGTACAAGATGTCCTGATACTGAATAGTCGCGCTCACAAGATTGTCTATCCTGCCGAGTTTATCATGCCCAGGATATTAAACCCTCCATCCACATAGATCACTTCGCCGGTAATGCCACGCCCCAAAGAACTGACCAAGAACAAGGCGGTGTCGCCCACCTCACCTTGTTCTGTGGGACGCCGGAGCGGAGCCACCACCTTGTGGTGGTCAACCATCTTGGTAATGCCCGAGACACCACGCGCAGCCAGTGTCTTAATCGGCCCGGCGGAGATCGCATTCACTCGAATATTCAGTGGGCCGAGGTCATGGGCCAGGTAGCGCACGGCCGATTCAAGCGCGGCTTTTGCCACACCCATGACATTGTAATGGGGCACGACGCGCTCGCTGCCTAGATACGTCAGTGTGACGACCGAGCCTCCGGCAGGCATCAACGGCAATGCCGCTCGTGTGACGGCCACAAGTGAATAGGCACTGATGTCGAGCGCCATCGCAAACCCTTGTCGCGTGGTATTCACGAATTCCCCTGCCAATTCTTCACGGGGTGCGAAGGCCAGGGAGTGGACAAGAAAATCGATTTGCCCCACTTCCTTCTGGACCTGTTGCATGAGCGAGGTAATTTCTCCATCATTGCTGACATCGCAGGGAAAGGCTTTCGCGCCAGGCAACGTCGCAGCGAGCTCCTCCACATTTTGTTTCAGTCGTTCATTCTGATAATTGAAAAGAAGTTGAGCCCCCTGGCCGGCGGTTGATTGCGCGATCGCCCACGCGATGCTGTGTTTGTTGGCCACGCCGATGATGAGTCCTTTTTTCCCCGTCAACAACATTGGTCCTTTTCTCCTTCTTTCAAGATCAACGACAATTGTCGGCGGTATGAGATGTCGACCAGGTTCCTCATCTCACACACAAATCGACCCTTCCACCTGAGGATAGGTCAGAGGTGTAGCGAGGCACACCCTGGAGTCGGGAAGGGAAGATAGCACGATTCGTTCTCCCTGTGAACTGAGATACGTATGGCTTGAATCAACCAATGGAACCTGGGGCAGTTTAGTAGGGAGTAACGCCATACTGCCACAAGGATGAGTAGAACTCGCTAACCCTGCACGATGGCAAGGTTCTAAACCCACTGATTACTGAGCGCAAGGATAGCGTAATCGAGATCGCGGAGCGTGGCACCATGTTTGCTCGGCTCTGTCTTAGGTGCCGAGTGGTCGGCACACAACTTATTCAAGGGAGGTAACTACTTATGAAGAGCATGTTGATGACAATCATGGCAGTGGCGATTGCGGTCACCTTCAGCGCACCATCTTTCGCCGGTGAGAAGAAAGAGGAAAAGAAGGGTGGCAAGTTTGTTGAGAGCATCTATGCGGCTGAGACCTTCAGCGACAAGAAGGAAGAGAAGAAGGGCGGCAAGGCTGAGACCTTCAGTGACAAGAAGGAAGAGAAGAAAGGGAAGTAAGTTTTTGGGTTGCTGAGGCGAGCTGACTGGGGGCACTCCACTTTACTCGCTGTGGATGTGCCCCCAAACCATCCTGACGTATCTTCTTCCGTGATTCTGCACACACGCAGCAACAGCGAAAGGGGTACACTCTCTTTCACCGATAGGGTTAATTATCGAGTTGTGACATTCCCTATGTAGACCGCTTGTAAACCTACGATCGTCTTTCCATCTCTGATGGTTCCATCCTGGATCATGTGAATCGCCTGATCCAGCGGCATTTCGACGACATCCAACACCTCATCTCGATCCAGTTGTTGCCGTCCTTTTGTAAGACCGGTGGCCTTGTAGACGTGAATGACTTCATCCGCAAATCCCGGCGCGGTGAAGATACTGGAAAGCAGCTCAAACGACGACGCTCGATAGCCGACCTCTTCTTCTAATTCTCGTGAAGCACAATTCAGTGGATCTTCTCCGGGAGACAGTTTTCCGGCTGGAATCTCGTAAATGAATCCTCCTGCAGCGTGCCGGAACTGTCGAATCAAGACCACGGTCCCATCGTCTTTTACCGGAACCACCGCGGCAGCCCCCGGATGGCGAATGGTTTCGAGATCCACCGTCACCCCGTTCGGTAACTGTACGGTATCGACGTTCAACGTAACGACCTTTCCAGTATAGATGTTACGGACCATTCGATAGTCTCCTCAGTTGCTCACCATCGTTTTTCAGCAGGCAGACGACCACGGACGGTGCGTGTCTCACCTACTTGGAAGGACGTCGATAGAACGGCGGCTTCACGATCCTCGCAGGAACCATTTTCCCCCTGATGTCGATCATGACGTCCGTCCCGGGTTTCATGTATGCCGGAGACACATAGCCCAAACCGATCCCCTTCTGAAGAAGAGGGGAAAGATTGCCGCTCGTAACCTCTCCGATCGGTGACTGCGGCGGTGATGAAGAGAGAATCTTGAAGCCGTGTCGGGGAACGCCCTTTTCTAACAATTCAAAACCGACGAATCGTCGGGATACGCCTGCTTGCAGTTGTGCAGTCAACACGGTCTTTCCGAGGAACTCCCCCTTCTCAAAGTTCACAGCCCATTCCGCCCCAGCTTCGATGGGCGTCGTTCCTTCGTCGATATCATTGCCATAAAGCAGATATCCCATTTCGAGGCGAAGGAGATCCCGCGCACCGAGCCCGGCCGGTTTCAAACCAAACGACTTGCCGGTGTCCAGCAATCTCTCCCAGACGGTGGAGGCTTGTCCGTACACATAGAATTCGTAGCCAAACTCGCCTGTATAGCCCGTTCTGGCCGCAAGGCATTCCACGTCGCCGATCCGAAGGGTGGTTGATTCTCTCAGTTTGAGGTGATCCAGTTCGATCAACCCGAGCGCGGCCACGATCGATCGCGCCGCAGATCCCTGCAAGGCGATTTGAGCGATCTCCGCCGAA is a genomic window containing:
- the gcvT gene encoding glycine cleavage system aminomethyltransferase GcvT, which codes for MQQTPLILQHRAAGAKLVDFAGWEMPIQYTGVVDEYQTVRCKAGLFDVSHMGRIEVSGSGAESFLQRMTTNDLAALKPLHAQYSMVCNGQGGIKDDIFVYRLARAGEFLLCVNASNRDKVLSWLREHSQAFPDCHISDRSAEIAQIALQGSAARSIVAALGLIELDHLKLRESTTLRIGDVECLAARTGYTGEFGYEFYVYGQASTVWERLLDTGKSFGLKPAGLGARDLLRLEMGYLLYGNDIDEGTTPIEAGAEWAVNFEKGEFLGKTVLTAQLQAGVSRRFVGFELLEKGVPRHGFKILSSSPPQSPIGEVTSGNLSPLLQKGIGLGYVSPAYMKPGTDVMIDIRGKMVPARIVKPPFYRRPSK
- a CDS encoding enoyl-ACP reductase produces the protein MLLTGKKGLIIGVANKHSIAWAIAQSTAGQGAQLLFNYQNERLKQNVEELAATLPGAKAFPCDVSNDGEITSLMQQVQKEVGQIDFLVHSLAFAPREELAGEFVNTTRQGFAMALDISAYSLVAVTRAALPLMPAGGSVVTLTYLGSERVVPHYNVMGVAKAALESAVRYLAHDLGPLNIRVNAISAGPIKTLAARGVSGITKMVDHHKVVAPLRRPTEQGEVGDTALFLVSSLGRGITGEVIYVDGGFNILGMINSAG
- the arfB gene encoding aminoacyl-tRNA hydrolase, whose product is MSAGLYISPFVSISDSDIQLHAMRSQGAGGQNVNKVATAIHLQFDIRRSSLPQLYKDELLKLRDHRISADGVITIKAQQYRTQERNREDALSRLVALIQGVATPRRKRKATTPTKSAHERRIEQKKRQGRLKVLRRELE
- a CDS encoding NUDIX hydrolase, with the translated sequence MVRNIYTGKVVTLNVDTVQLPNGVTVDLETIRHPGAAAVVPVKDDGTVVLIRQFRHAAGGFIYEIPAGKLSPGEDPLNCASRELEEEVGYRASSFELLSSIFTAPGFADEVIHVYKATGLTKGRQQLDRDEVLDVVEMPLDQAIHMIQDGTIRDGKTIVGLQAVYIGNVTTR